One window of the Archangium primigenium genome contains the following:
- a CDS encoding MarR family winged helix-turn-helix transcriptional regulator, translated as MSQDGDGIDLKTSLGYLLKEASSALRAAMEAALEPLGLTVTQYSCLELLAQRPGLSNSELARGAFVTRQSMNVLLQGLERDDYVTRPEEAPVGKVLPTRLTARGRRLLEKATVAVRSVEVRMLGGMTQEEQAMALKLLRGMVQSLRDGDGGA; from the coding sequence ATGAGTCAAGATGGAGACGGCATCGACCTGAAGACGTCACTGGGCTACCTGCTCAAGGAGGCGTCGAGCGCCTTGCGCGCGGCGATGGAGGCCGCGCTGGAGCCGCTCGGATTGACCGTGACGCAGTACTCCTGCCTGGAGCTGCTGGCGCAGCGTCCGGGCCTGTCGAACTCCGAGCTCGCGCGAGGCGCGTTCGTGACCCGGCAATCGATGAACGTGCTGCTGCAAGGTTTGGAACGAGACGACTACGTGACCCGGCCCGAGGAGGCCCCTGTCGGGAAAGTCCTGCCCACGCGGCTCACCGCGCGGGGTCGACGGCTCCTCGAGAAGGCGACCGTCGCGGTGCGCTCCGTGGAGGTGCGGATGCTGGGGGGCATGACGCAGGAGGAGCAGGCGATGGCGCTCAAGCTCCTGCGCGGCATGGTCCAGTCCCTGCGCGACGGCGACGGCGGGGCGTGA
- a CDS encoding VOC family protein, translating to MPVTGPDFISLQARDLDASRAFYERYLGLVRSPAGPPHAVVFQTKPIAFALRDIMPGTDLASVAQPGIGAAIWLHATDVQAIHDTLAADGHTIVRAPVDGPFGRTFTFADPDGYQITLHDRA from the coding sequence ATGCCCGTGACCGGCCCCGACTTCATCTCCCTCCAGGCGCGCGACCTCGACGCGTCGCGGGCGTTCTACGAGCGCTACCTCGGCCTCGTGCGCTCTCCGGCGGGCCCGCCCCATGCCGTCGTCTTCCAGACGAAGCCCATCGCGTTCGCGCTGCGAGACATCATGCCCGGCACGGATCTGGCGTCCGTGGCTCAGCCCGGCATCGGAGCCGCGATCTGGCTGCACGCCACGGACGTCCAGGCCATTCACGACACGCTCGCGGCCGATGGGCACACGATCGTCCGGGCTCCGGTCGACGGCCCCTTCGGCCGCACGTTCACCTTCGCGGACCCCGACGGCTACCAGATCACCCTCCACGATCGCGCCTGA
- a CDS encoding AidA/PixA family protein has protein sequence MAIIDILTVIDAQSLMSDYGSNRGTQSSPVFLGDNARKYIFMLVKRDRVEGLEANYELRVKVSTEDTLRWRATSLTLNTHNSALLYRWNASQNGALTDGITPVEAWVKAPLPTFNDKGQLSFPPDTQRYPEFYFETDAQATGTVTYQLYFKLLDEQGNTFGYYYWDPYIDITLR, from the coding sequence ATGGCCATTATCGACATCCTCACGGTGATTGATGCGCAGAGCCTCATGAGCGACTACGGCTCGAATCGAGGCACGCAGTCCTCCCCGGTGTTCCTCGGAGACAACGCCCGGAAATACATCTTCATGCTCGTGAAGCGAGACCGTGTGGAGGGACTCGAGGCGAACTACGAGCTGCGGGTCAAGGTGTCCACGGAAGACACCCTGCGCTGGCGGGCCACCTCGCTGACGCTGAACACACACAACAGCGCGCTGCTCTACCGCTGGAACGCCTCGCAGAACGGCGCCCTCACCGACGGCATCACCCCCGTCGAGGCCTGGGTGAAGGCGCCCCTGCCGACGTTCAATGACAAGGGCCAGCTGTCGTTTCCCCCGGACACACAGCGCTACCCGGAGTTCTATTTCGAGACGGATGCCCAGGCGACGGGCACGGTCACCTACCAGCTCTATTTCAAGCTCCTGGACGAGCAGGGCAACACCTTTGGCTACTACTACTGGGATCCCTACATCGACATCACCCTGCGCTGA
- a CDS encoding AidA/PixA family protein, translating to MADTNENVDILVVIDAASIIQQYGAQASMDASKPTSIGRDSKFIYMFVKRDNVVSGDYSSNLTVSVRPNDVVSWRATSLSMNTEYSIMLAACDIAQGANLLESPPKHLAVQRYVEVPHVENGAIQGEPDKQVIKDFLFRATVTGTGRIVYTYTFAITNIDGAPRGFFTWDPSLTSS from the coding sequence ATGGCAGACACCAATGAGAACGTGGACATCCTGGTGGTCATCGACGCGGCGAGCATCATCCAGCAGTACGGCGCGCAGGCCAGCATGGACGCGAGCAAGCCGACGTCCATCGGGCGTGACTCCAAGTTCATCTACATGTTCGTGAAGCGCGACAACGTGGTGAGTGGAGACTACTCCTCGAACCTGACCGTCAGCGTCCGGCCCAATGACGTCGTGAGCTGGCGGGCCACGTCCCTGTCGATGAACACCGAGTACAGCATCATGCTCGCCGCGTGTGACATCGCCCAGGGCGCGAACCTGCTCGAGTCTCCTCCGAAGCACCTCGCGGTCCAGCGCTACGTCGAGGTTCCCCACGTCGAGAACGGCGCCATCCAAGGCGAGCCGGACAAGCAGGTCATCAAGGACTTCCTCTTCCGGGCCACGGTCACGGGGACGGGACGGATCGTCTACACGTACACCTTCGCCATCACCAACATCGACGGCGCGCCGCGTGGGTTCTTCACGTGGGATCCCTCCCTGACGAGTTCTTGA
- a CDS encoding tryptophan 7-halogenase, with protein MPPLPHDVVILGGGPAGAALALALGAQGRSVALLERSDYTAPRWGETLPPEGRTLLARLGVWEAFSQQGHQRSAGSCSSWGSETLGYNDALYSPWGCGWHLDRGCFDRMLAEQAVARGVVLHTATELTGWARRDGGGYRLRVRRAGDAERWLEARFVVDATGRRAAFATAQGARWHTLDRTFCVAGVFQLTPGRTFDAFTLVEAREEGWWYSALLPRGRVVVGLVGDGASLPGVRPGRPEAWRALLARTGATRRKLAACDFTGEPLLARPAPVARLDRPWGEDWLAVGDAACTLDPLSSQGISQALRSALLAAEALRRHFRGVPDALPAYAATLTRQFEGHLQGRAAYYGLERRWPTAPFWSHRARVHETPLARAS; from the coding sequence GTGCCACCGCTCCCGCACGATGTCGTCATCCTCGGCGGAGGCCCCGCGGGCGCGGCGCTGGCGCTGGCGCTGGGGGCCCAGGGCCGCTCCGTGGCGCTGCTCGAGCGCTCGGACTACACGGCGCCCCGGTGGGGGGAGACCCTTCCGCCCGAGGGCCGGACGCTCCTGGCGCGGCTCGGGGTCTGGGAGGCGTTCAGCCAGCAGGGCCATCAACGCTCCGCGGGGTCGTGCTCCAGCTGGGGCAGCGAGACCCTGGGCTACAACGACGCGCTCTACTCGCCGTGGGGCTGCGGGTGGCACCTGGACCGCGGGTGCTTCGATCGGATGCTGGCCGAGCAGGCCGTCGCGCGGGGCGTGGTGCTCCACACCGCCACGGAGCTGACGGGCTGGGCGCGGCGCGACGGGGGCGGCTACCGGCTGCGGGTGCGCCGGGCGGGAGACGCGGAGCGCTGGCTCGAGGCCCGCTTCGTGGTGGACGCGACGGGGCGGCGCGCGGCGTTCGCGACGGCCCAGGGCGCCCGGTGGCACACCCTCGATCGGACCTTCTGTGTGGCGGGCGTCTTCCAGCTCACGCCCGGGAGGACCTTCGATGCCTTCACGCTCGTGGAGGCCCGGGAAGAGGGGTGGTGGTACTCGGCCCTGCTGCCCCGGGGCCGGGTGGTGGTCGGGCTGGTGGGGGACGGGGCGTCGCTGCCGGGGGTGAGGCCCGGACGGCCGGAGGCGTGGCGGGCCCTGCTCGCGCGGACGGGCGCGACGCGGCGCAAGCTGGCCGCCTGCGACTTCACCGGAGAGCCCCTGCTCGCGCGGCCGGCCCCCGTCGCCCGGTTGGATCGGCCGTGGGGCGAGGACTGGCTGGCGGTGGGGGACGCGGCGTGTACGTTGGATCCACTCTCCTCGCAGGGCATCTCCCAGGCACTGCGCTCCGCGCTGCTCGCCGCCGAGGCCCTGCGCCGCCACTTCCGGGGCGTGCCGGACGCGCTGCCCGCGTACGCGGCCACCCTGACGAGACAATTCGAGGGGCACCTCCAGGGGCGCGCCGCCTACTACGGGCTGGAGCGGCGCTGGCCCACGGCCCCCTTCTGGAGTCACCGCGCGCGGGTGCACGAAACGCCCCTCGCCCGGGCGAGCTGA
- a CDS encoding LodA/GoxA family CTQ-dependent oxidase: MSSSPVFKIHPAIGVARVGNSQDYYLAPEAAGGLPLEKDGQTPVTEFRDKEGARGIRRQAARFQVYVYDEKSPQGRPVRPGEAGVLDIRWTVHLANKKASWYEFRQLAGADGNHQLVENDQGQRRTVAQPLRNPRALGAERNQYIIDAGPRVVSCLGMDATPQEADFAQGTARDGYPETFPPAGLIPEGNDITTLGQISADRDGFLTVRGGLGHSGCSVAYDLTDALITNLVGDGTITEDTAHTLAPIVNKGYGDQASFKAALQGVLGSDDATVQTLLGAAYAQPRLDDYANNNFWWDDTSDGPVTATLLLEGGGTPVEATSSWVLVAPPAYAPQILNMVTLYDTLYDLFVREWKYNTALYDPTVHPAPGWNPTYIPHFAAEIQPITDRPAAYQWVFPVDREGGRAHKGLVLAHQRPGAFFAKLRHPEASNTLSPTLMPMLAGDDPISDYPQSKYLTLTRTQYFLMGRFSQNVCDTSPVEDPSGPGVRWDRAVLENCVGGPFCPGIEMTWLCRDSRIYQEPFRIKPKRPGSSGLQWNSEPTAGLGLEPGDITKYMALPWQADFNECAGQTIDNTTLWWWPAQRPYFVQTLGEDGQTTPGYWSPGAENPLFGFEKDELMVYNWKDLGFILQREQDGEPRFLEVQRLPLTRPHADG; encoded by the coding sequence ATGAGTTCGAGCCCGGTGTTCAAGATCCATCCTGCCATTGGCGTCGCACGCGTCGGAAACAGCCAGGACTACTACCTGGCGCCCGAAGCAGCGGGAGGCCTGCCCCTCGAAAAGGATGGTCAGACGCCCGTCACCGAGTTCCGCGACAAGGAAGGCGCACGCGGCATTCGCAGGCAGGCGGCTCGCTTCCAGGTCTATGTCTACGACGAGAAGAGCCCCCAGGGCAGGCCGGTCCGCCCGGGCGAGGCCGGAGTCCTGGACATCCGCTGGACGGTGCACCTGGCCAACAAGAAGGCCTCCTGGTACGAGTTCCGGCAACTGGCGGGCGCGGATGGCAACCATCAGCTCGTCGAGAACGACCAGGGGCAGCGGCGCACCGTGGCGCAGCCGTTGCGCAATCCCAGGGCCCTGGGCGCGGAGCGCAACCAATACATCATCGATGCCGGCCCCCGGGTCGTCTCCTGTCTGGGCATGGACGCCACGCCCCAGGAGGCGGACTTCGCCCAGGGCACGGCGCGGGACGGCTACCCGGAGACCTTTCCACCCGCGGGGTTGATCCCCGAGGGCAATGACATCACCACCCTGGGGCAGATCTCCGCGGACCGTGACGGCTTCCTCACGGTCCGCGGCGGCCTGGGCCATTCGGGGTGCTCCGTGGCGTATGACCTCACGGACGCGCTGATCACCAATCTGGTGGGAGACGGCACGATCACCGAGGACACCGCCCACACGCTGGCGCCCATCGTGAACAAGGGCTACGGAGATCAGGCGTCCTTCAAGGCCGCCCTCCAGGGCGTGCTCGGGTCCGATGACGCGACCGTCCAGACGCTCCTGGGGGCCGCGTATGCCCAGCCCCGGCTCGACGACTACGCCAACAACAACTTCTGGTGGGACGACACGTCCGACGGGCCCGTCACGGCGACCCTCCTGCTGGAGGGCGGCGGCACGCCCGTGGAGGCGACGTCCTCCTGGGTGCTGGTCGCCCCTCCGGCCTACGCCCCGCAGATCCTCAACATGGTCACGCTGTACGACACCCTCTACGACCTGTTCGTCCGCGAGTGGAAGTACAACACGGCCCTCTACGATCCGACCGTCCATCCCGCTCCCGGCTGGAATCCGACGTACATCCCCCACTTCGCCGCGGAGATCCAACCCATCACGGATCGGCCCGCCGCCTATCAATGGGTGTTCCCCGTCGACCGGGAGGGAGGCCGGGCCCACAAGGGGTTGGTGCTGGCCCATCAGCGTCCCGGGGCGTTCTTCGCGAAGCTCCGGCACCCGGAGGCGAGCAACACGCTCTCGCCCACGCTGATGCCGATGCTGGCGGGCGATGACCCCATCAGTGATTACCCCCAGAGCAAGTACCTGACGCTGACCCGCACCCAGTACTTCCTCATGGGCCGGTTCAGCCAGAACGTCTGTGACACCTCGCCGGTGGAGGACCCGTCGGGGCCGGGCGTGCGGTGGGACCGCGCCGTCCTGGAGAACTGCGTCGGCGGGCCGTTCTGTCCTGGCATCGAGATGACCTGGTTGTGCCGCGACAGCCGGATCTACCAGGAGCCGTTCCGCATCAAGCCCAAGCGCCCGGGGTCCTCGGGCTTGCAGTGGAACAGCGAGCCCACCGCGGGGCTGGGCCTCGAGCCCGGCGACATCACCAAGTACATGGCCCTGCCCTGGCAGGCGGACTTCAACGAGTGCGCGGGCCAGACGATCGACAACACCACGCTCTGGTGGTGGCCCGCGCAGCGCCCCTACTTCGTGCAGACCCTGGGCGAGGACGGTCAGACGACGCCGGGCTACTGGTCCCCCGGAGCGGAGAACCCCCTGTTCGGCTTCGAGAAGGACGAGCTCATGGTCTACAACTGGAAGGACCTGGGCTTCATCCTCCAGCGCGAGCAGGACGGGGAGCCCCGGTTCCTGGAAGTGCAGCGGCTTCCCCTCACGCGGCCCCACGCGGACGGCTGA
- a CDS encoding ATP-binding protein, with translation MATTRKKTSAATAAPVTDVQRPPAEVLHAEELARLKDADDAPRPPGWSLSLHAVRRFILGDDALGVRRKFVGHPSLVDRAMVTLATSRGLMLVGEPGTAKSLLSELLAAAISGTSTLTIQGGASVTEDQIKYSWNYALLVSEGPTPRALVPAPLYTGMKEGKVVRFEEITRCPLEVQDALLSMLSDRVLAVPELKDEEGMVFAREGFNIIATANTRDRGVNEMSAALKRRFNFETVFPIGDFDTELRLVRDETARLLQRSGVPVLPSEELLEVLVTTFRELRSGETAEGQGMERMSAVLSTAEAVSVAHAVGVRGYYLRGDGGTAADLVECLAGTAAKDNAEDLKRLRGYLEQRVSRRKGAQWRALFEARHLLPG, from the coding sequence ATGGCGACCACCCGGAAGAAGACCTCGGCGGCGACGGCGGCACCCGTGACGGACGTCCAGCGGCCTCCCGCGGAAGTGCTCCACGCGGAGGAGCTGGCGCGGCTCAAGGACGCCGATGACGCCCCCCGCCCTCCGGGCTGGAGCCTGTCCCTGCACGCGGTGCGCCGCTTCATCCTCGGGGACGACGCGCTCGGGGTGCGGCGCAAGTTCGTGGGCCACCCGAGCCTGGTGGACCGGGCCATGGTGACGCTCGCCACCAGCCGCGGCCTCATGCTCGTGGGCGAGCCCGGCACGGCCAAGAGCCTCCTGTCCGAGCTGCTCGCGGCGGCCATCTCCGGCACCTCCACGCTGACCATCCAGGGCGGCGCGTCCGTCACGGAGGATCAGATCAAATACTCGTGGAACTACGCGCTGCTCGTGTCCGAGGGCCCCACGCCCCGCGCGCTCGTGCCCGCCCCGCTCTACACGGGCATGAAGGAGGGCAAGGTGGTCCGCTTCGAGGAGATCACCCGCTGCCCGCTGGAGGTCCAGGACGCGCTCCTGTCCATGCTGTCCGACCGGGTGCTCGCGGTGCCCGAGCTCAAGGACGAGGAGGGCATGGTGTTCGCCCGCGAGGGCTTCAACATCATCGCCACGGCGAACACGCGCGACCGGGGCGTCAACGAGATGAGCGCGGCGCTCAAGCGGCGCTTCAACTTCGAGACCGTCTTTCCCATTGGCGACTTCGACACCGAGCTGCGGCTGGTGCGCGACGAGACGGCGCGGCTGCTGCAGCGCTCGGGGGTGCCGGTGCTGCCGTCCGAGGAGCTGCTGGAGGTGCTCGTCACCACGTTCCGCGAGCTGCGCTCGGGCGAGACGGCCGAGGGCCAGGGCATGGAGCGGATGAGCGCCGTGCTGTCCACCGCGGAGGCGGTGAGCGTGGCGCACGCGGTGGGGGTGCGCGGCTACTACCTGCGCGGGGACGGGGGCACGGCGGCGGACCTGGTGGAGTGTCTGGCCGGCACCGCGGCCAAGGACAACGCCGAGGACCTCAAGCGGCTGCGCGGCTACCTGGAGCAGCGGGTGTCGCGCCGCAAGGGCGCCCAGTGGCGCGCCCTGTTCGAGGCCCGTCACCTCCTGCCCGGGTAA
- a CDS encoding DUF5682 family protein, with protein MGASLHIVGVRHHSPACARLVSHTLRAVRPRHVLIEGPADMNARLGELLLAHEPPLALFSSYRGEGRAHASWTPFCAYSPEWVALTEGHAAGAEVRFMDLPAWHPAFQGVRNRYGDGERRHGLAIQRLCARLGLEGMDALWDHLFEQPLEPEPLAERLRVYFEALRGESPADGEDTQREAFMLAHVEAALARGDGPVVVVCGGFHAPVLARAGTRPDAVFPPAPEDASARTYLVPYSFRRLDAFSGYDSGMPSPAFYQALWDEGPRQAPERMLRATVTRLRERGQHVSSADLIAATVMAEGLARLRGHTALTRTDLLDGLASALVKDALDVALPWTGRGVPSPDTDPLIGEVLRAFSGERTGRLHTSTPRPPLLRDTEHHLRAQGLEPGVKARQVRLELHVPAQREKSRVLHRLRVLGISGFQRDTGPTLPTESVLQETWTVAPAETFLAEVIEASGWGPTLEEAARGRLEEALLQAGPDLSRLALLLTESFFLGASTLAERVLSAMAAQARHEPDLTRLGQALERMLLLWRHDVLLGAQGSAEVGGLIAAAFERGLWLLEQLDGPTQAADAEQLRAVVALRDTLRFAAPVLQLDEAQARAVFERRLGSLQAPPALRGAALGALWSLAHFPDEASAEAAAVRATRATARPSAQGDFLAGLFRLAREQVVRAPNLTLMLDEWLGAMSEEDFLVALPALRLAFGFFPPREKEAIARAVLPRHGREATEARALLRMDENPADVLAGAALDDEVRRVLRHFGLTEKEPGDAP; from the coding sequence GTGGGCGCCTCGCTCCACATCGTCGGCGTGCGCCACCACAGCCCCGCGTGCGCCCGGCTGGTGTCCCACACCCTGCGCGCGGTGCGGCCCCGCCACGTGCTCATCGAGGGCCCGGCGGACATGAACGCGCGGCTCGGGGAGTTGCTGCTCGCGCACGAGCCGCCCCTGGCGCTCTTCAGCAGCTACCGGGGCGAGGGCCGCGCTCATGCCTCGTGGACGCCCTTCTGCGCCTACTCGCCCGAGTGGGTGGCGCTCACCGAGGGCCACGCGGCCGGGGCCGAGGTGCGCTTCATGGACCTGCCCGCCTGGCACCCGGCCTTCCAGGGCGTGCGCAACCGCTACGGCGATGGCGAGCGGCGCCACGGCCTCGCCATCCAGCGCCTGTGCGCCCGGCTCGGCCTGGAGGGCATGGACGCCTTGTGGGACCACCTCTTCGAGCAGCCGCTGGAGCCGGAGCCCCTGGCCGAGCGGCTGCGCGTCTACTTCGAGGCCCTGCGCGGTGAGTCCCCCGCGGACGGCGAGGACACCCAACGCGAGGCCTTCATGCTCGCGCACGTGGAGGCGGCGCTGGCCCGGGGAGACGGCCCGGTGGTGGTGGTGTGCGGCGGCTTCCACGCGCCGGTGCTCGCCCGGGCCGGGACGCGGCCGGACGCCGTCTTCCCACCCGCCCCGGAGGACGCCTCGGCGCGCACGTACCTGGTGCCCTACAGCTTCCGCCGACTGGACGCGTTCTCCGGCTACGACTCCGGCATGCCCTCGCCCGCCTTCTACCAGGCGCTCTGGGACGAGGGCCCGCGCCAAGCCCCCGAGCGCATGCTGCGCGCGACCGTGACGCGGCTGCGCGAGCGGGGCCAGCACGTGTCCTCGGCGGACCTCATCGCCGCCACCGTCATGGCCGAGGGCCTCGCGCGGCTGCGCGGCCACACGGCGCTCACGCGCACGGACCTGCTGGATGGCCTGGCCTCCGCCCTGGTGAAGGACGCGCTGGACGTGGCCCTGCCGTGGACGGGCCGGGGCGTGCCCTCGCCGGACACGGATCCGCTCATCGGCGAGGTGCTGCGGGCCTTCTCCGGCGAGCGCACCGGGCGGCTGCACACGAGCACCCCCCGCCCCCCCCTGCTGCGCGACACCGAGCACCACCTGCGCGCGCAAGGACTGGAGCCCGGAGTGAAGGCGCGCCAGGTGCGCCTGGAGCTGCACGTCCCCGCGCAGCGGGAGAAGAGCCGCGTGCTGCACCGCCTGCGGGTGCTCGGCATCTCCGGCTTCCAGCGGGACACGGGGCCCACGCTCCCCACCGAGTCCGTGCTCCAGGAGACGTGGACGGTGGCGCCCGCGGAGACGTTCCTCGCCGAGGTCATCGAGGCCTCGGGCTGGGGCCCCACGCTGGAGGAGGCCGCGCGGGGACGGCTGGAGGAGGCCCTGCTCCAGGCGGGGCCGGACCTGTCGCGGCTCGCCCTGCTGCTGACCGAGAGCTTCTTCCTCGGCGCGAGCACCCTGGCCGAACGCGTGCTGAGCGCCATGGCGGCGCAGGCCCGCCACGAGCCCGACCTCACCCGCCTGGGCCAGGCCCTGGAGCGGATGCTGTTGCTCTGGCGGCATGACGTGCTGCTCGGGGCCCAGGGTTCCGCCGAGGTGGGCGGGCTCATCGCCGCGGCGTTCGAGCGGGGGCTGTGGCTGCTCGAGCAGTTGGATGGCCCCACCCAGGCCGCGGACGCCGAGCAACTCCGGGCCGTGGTGGCGCTGCGCGACACCCTGCGCTTCGCCGCGCCCGTGCTCCAACTCGACGAGGCCCAGGCCCGCGCCGTCTTCGAGCGCCGGCTGGGCTCGCTCCAGGCCCCGCCCGCGCTGCGCGGCGCGGCGCTCGGGGCGCTGTGGTCGCTCGCGCACTTCCCCGACGAGGCGAGCGCCGAGGCGGCGGCGGTGCGCGCCACCCGCGCCACCGCGCGGCCCTCGGCCCAGGGCGACTTCCTCGCGGGCCTGTTCCGGCTCGCGCGCGAGCAGGTGGTGCGCGCCCCGAACCTCACGCTCATGCTGGACGAGTGGCTGGGCGCCATGAGCGAGGAGGACTTCCTCGTCGCGCTGCCCGCGCTGCGGCTGGCCTTCGGCTTCTTCCCTCCCCGGGAGAAGGAGGCCATCGCCCGGGCGGTGCTGCCCCGGCATGGCCGCGAGGCCACCGAGGCGCGGGCCCTGCTGCGCATGGACGAGAACCCCGCGGACGTGCTCGCGGGCGCGGCGCTGGACGACGAGGTGCGGCGCGTGCTGCGACACTTCGGCCTCACGGAGAAGGAGCCGGGCGATGCCCCTTGA
- a CDS encoding VWA domain-containing protein translates to MPLEPLARWRLVLGEAAEGAMPGRLDARGQAMDTALAWLYGREEELAQREVRERSGGQGGSVLSVPEWINGIHTLFPQETIERLEQDAVERYKIDEVVTRPDVLERVEPNATLLRAVLRTKHLMNPEVLAVARRIVAKVVRDLMEKLQREVRRTFSGTLDRRRRSPLKVARNFDFRRTLRQNLHRYSPEHKRLTLERAAFFARTRRHTERWQVILLVDQSGSMTSSVIHSAVTAACLWGLPGIQTHLVAFDTAVVDLTQDVTDPVELLMKVQLGGGTDIERAVAYAAGLVEAPRRAIVVLITDFYEGGSEGMLVRRVKGLCEQGTKVLGLAALEPDATPNYDRELARRLVDVGAHVGAMTPGELATWIAEKVHA, encoded by the coding sequence ATGCCCCTTGAACCCCTGGCGCGCTGGCGCCTCGTGCTCGGAGAAGCGGCGGAGGGCGCCATGCCGGGCCGCCTGGATGCACGGGGCCAGGCCATGGACACGGCGCTCGCGTGGCTCTACGGCCGCGAGGAGGAGCTCGCCCAGCGCGAGGTGCGCGAGCGCTCGGGGGGCCAGGGAGGCTCCGTGCTCTCCGTGCCCGAGTGGATCAACGGCATCCACACGCTCTTCCCCCAGGAGACCATCGAGCGGCTCGAACAGGACGCCGTCGAGCGCTACAAGATCGACGAGGTGGTGACGCGCCCGGACGTGCTCGAGCGCGTGGAGCCGAACGCGACGCTGCTGCGCGCGGTGTTGCGCACCAAGCACCTGATGAATCCCGAGGTGCTGGCGGTGGCGCGCCGCATCGTGGCCAAGGTGGTGCGCGACCTGATGGAGAAGCTGCAGCGGGAGGTGCGCCGCACGTTCTCCGGGACGCTCGACCGACGGCGCCGCTCGCCCCTGAAGGTCGCGCGCAACTTCGACTTCCGGCGCACGCTGCGCCAGAACCTCCACCGCTACTCGCCCGAGCACAAGCGCCTGACCCTCGAGCGCGCGGCGTTCTTCGCGCGCACCCGGCGCCACACCGAGCGCTGGCAGGTCATCCTGCTGGTGGACCAGTCCGGCAGCATGACGTCCTCGGTCATCCACTCGGCCGTCACCGCGGCGTGCCTCTGGGGGCTGCCCGGCATCCAGACGCACCTGGTGGCCTTCGACACGGCGGTGGTGGACCTGACCCAGGACGTGACGGACCCGGTGGAGCTGCTCATGAAGGTGCAGCTGGGCGGCGGCACGGACATCGAGCGCGCGGTGGCCTACGCCGCGGGCCTCGTCGAGGCGCCCCGGCGCGCCATCGTCGTGCTCATCACCGACTTCTACGAGGGCGGCTCCGAGGGCATGCTGGTGCGACGGGTGAAGGGGCTGTGCGAGCAGGGCACCAAGGTCCTGGGGCTCGCGGCGCTGGAGCCGGACGCCACCCCCAACTACGACCGGGAGCTGGCGCGACGGCTGGTGGACGTGGGTGCCCACGTGGGGGCGATGACGCCGGGCGAGCTGGCCACGTGGATCGCCGAGAAGGTGCACGCATGA